CGGTCCGCCAGCAGGTGGAGGAGATCATCGGCCAGGGCCAGCAGGCGCCCTCGGGCCACATCCCCTTCACCCCCCGTGCCAAGAAGGTCCTGGAGCTGTCGCTCCGCGAGGCCCTCCAGCTGGGGCACAACTACATCGGCACGGAGCACATCCTGCTCGGCCTGATCCGCGAGGGCGAGGGCGTCGCCGCCCAGGTCCTGGTCAAGCTGGGCGCCGACCTCAACCGGGTGCGGCAGCAGGTGATCCAGCTGCTCTCCGGTTACCAGGGCAAGGAGACCGCCACCGCCGGCGGCCCTGCCGAGGGCACCCCCTCGACGTCCCTGGTCCTCGACCAGTTCGGCCGGAACCTCACCCAGGCCGCCCGCGAGTCCAAGCTCGACCCGGTCATCGGGCGCGAGAAGGAGATCGAGCGGGTCATGCAGGTGCTGTCCCGCCGCACCAAGAACAACCCGGTGCTGATCGGTGAGCCCGGCGTCGGCAAGACCGCCGTCGTCGAGGGCCTCGCCCAGGCCATCGTCAAGGGCGAGGTGCCCGAGACCCTCAAGGACAAGCACCTCTACACCCTGGACCTCGGCGCGCTGGTCGCCGGCTCCCGCTACCGCGGTGACTTCGAGGAGCGCCTGAAGAAGGTGCTCAAGGAGATCCGCACCCGCGGCGACATCATCCTGTTCATCGACGAGCTGCACACGCTGGTCGGTGCGGGTGCCGCCGAGGGCGCCATCGACGCCGCCTCGATCCTGAAGCCGATGCTGGCCCGCGGTGAGCTCCAGACCATCGGCGCCACCACGCTGGACGAGTACCGCAAGCACCTGGAGAAGGACGCGGCCCTGGAGCGCCGCTTCCAGCCCATCCAGGTCGCGGAGCCGTCCCTGCCGCACACCATCGAGATCCTCAAGGGCCTGCGCGACCGGTACGAGGCGCACCACCGCGTCTCGATCACCGACGAGGCCCTGGTGCAGGCCGCCACGCTGGCCGACCGGTACATCTCGGACCGCTTCCTGCCGGACAAGGCGATCGACCTGATCGACGAGGCCGGTTCCCGGATGCGCATCCGCCGGATGACCGCGCCGCCGGACCTGCGCGAGTTCGACGAGAAGATCGCGGGCGTCCGCCGCGACAAGGAGTCCGCGATCGACTCGCAGGACTTCGAGAAGGCCGCCTCCCTGCGCGACAAGGAGAAGCAGCTCCTGGCCGCCAAGGCCAAGCGGGAGAAGGAGTGGAAGGCCGGCGACATGGACGTCGTCGCCGAGGTCGACGGCGAGCTGATCGCCGAGGTCCTCGCCACGGCCACCGGCATCCCGGTCTTCAAGCTGACCGAGGAGGAGTCCTCGCGTCTGCTGCGCATGGAGGACGAGCTGCACAAGCGGGTCATCGGCCAGGTCGACGCCGTCAAGGCGCTGTCCAAGGCGATCCGCCGTACGCGCGCCGGTCTGAAGGACCCGAAGCGTCCCGGTGGCTCGTTCATCTTCGCCGGTCCGTCCGGTGTCGGTAAGACCGAGCTGTCCAAGGCGCTCGCCGAGTTCCTCTTCGGTGACGAGGACGCGCTGATCTCCCTCGACATGTCGGAGTTCAGCGAGAAGCACACGGTCTCGCGTCTCTTCGGTTCGCCCCCCGGCTACGTGGGCTACGAGGAGGGCGGCCAGCTGACGGAGAAGGTGCGCCGCAAGCCGTTCTCGGTCGTCCTCTTCGACGAGGTCGAGAAGGCCCACCCGGACATCTTCAACTCGCTGCTGCAGATCCTGGAGGACGGTCGCCTGACCGACTCCCAGGGCCGGGTCGTGGACTTCAAGAACACGGTCATCATCATGACGACCAACCTCGGCACCCGGGACATCTCCAAGGGCTTCAACCTGGGCTTCGCGGCCACGGGTGACACGAAGACCAACTACGAGCGCATGAAGAACAAGGTCTCGGACGAGCTGAAGCAGCACTTCCGGCCCGAGTTCCTCAACCGCGTCGACGACGTGGTCGTCTTCCCGCAGCTCACCCAGGACGACATCCTGCGGATCGTCGACCTGATGATCGGCAAGGTGGACGAGCGCCTCAAGGACCGGGACATGGGCATCGAGCTGTCCCAGTCCGCCAAGGAGCTGCTGTCCAAGAAGGGCTACGACCCGGTCTTGGGCGCCCGGCCGCTGCGCCGGACGATCCAGCGGGAGGTCGAGGACACGCTCTCGGAGAAGATCCTCTTCGGCGAGCTGCGCCCCGGTCACATCGTGGTCGTGGACACCGAGGGCGAGGGCGACGAGAAGACCTTCACCTTCCGGGGTGAGGAGAAGTCGGCGCTGCCCGACGCCCCGCCGATCGAGCAGGCGGCCGGCGGAGCCGGGCCGAACCTGAGCAAGGACGCGTGATCCCGCGGGACGACGCGTGACGGAAAGGGCCGGTGCCTTCGGGCACCGGCCCTTTCCCTGTGCGGGCGCGGTCAGGAGCGCAGGTAGGTGATCTCGGCCGCCGGGAAGAGCTGGGTGTGCAGCTCGCGCTGGTCGGCGTAGTCCCAGCGGGACCGGAAGACGACACGGCGCACGTGCGGCAGCCGTTCGGCCAGGACGCGCAGAAGGTGCGCGTCGTGGCGCGAGGTGAGCCTGAGGTCCCGTACGCTCGGCAGTTCCGGCATGGTCCGCAGGCCGTGTTCGAGCGTGAGCCGGCGCAGGACGAGGCTTGTCAGCGCGGGCAGCGCGGCCACCTCCCGCCAGTCGGCCCCGGTGAACTCGTGGGGGTCGCCGAGGCTGAGCGAGGTCAGGGTGGGCCAGGCGCGCAGCCCGCGCAGGGCGTGGGCGCGCATCAGGGCGATGGTGCCGAGGTGCAGGTGCTCCAGCGGGGCGCCTGTGGGCAGTACGCCGGTGAGGTCGCCGTCGGGCAGGAGCTGGTCCAGGGAGAGCCGCCGCAGCGAGCGCAGCGCGGCGAGCCCGGACAGCTCGGCGATCTCCCCGAAGGCGAGGTCGGTGAGGGGCAGCGGGGCGAGCCGGTCCAGGCCGTGGGCCCAGCCGCAGCCCCTGAGCCACAGGCCGTCGAGCCCGGAGAACGGCAGCAGGGCGCCCAGGTCCCCGACCAGCGGGTTGTCGCACAGATCGAGGAGGCGTACGCCGTCGCGCCCGGGGACGGCGGAGGCCATCTCCGCGGCCGGGTGCGCGCCCCGGAAGGTCACCCGCCGCCAGGGCCGCATCCGGGCCAGTGCCGCCCGCTGCGCGTCCGTCTCGCAGGTGATCAGGAGGTCGTCGCGGTCGAGGTGGTCCAGGACCTCGGCCGCGTACTCCTCGGTGCCGAAGCGGCGCCAGGTGCCGACGAGCTGGCGCCGGACGCCGAGGTCCGGGTGGGAGCGGAAGCGGCGCAGCACGCCGAGGGCGCCCGCGGGTTCGTCCGCGCCGAGCACCGAGGCCGTGACCGTGACGCCCAGTGCCTCCGCGTCGGTCAGTCCCTCGGGCCCCGGCAGCAGCTCCAGCACCAGGGGGCCCGCCTCGGCCAGCGCCTTGGCGTCCTCGGGGGTGCGCGGCGGGATCAGCGCGGCGGTGCGGGCCTCCACCTCGGCGCGCACCGCCGGTTCCAGGGCCGGGGTGTGCTCCAGGCAGGCCAGCGCCAGCAGGGCCAGCCGCGGGGTGTCCCGGGCGAGCAGCCGCCGCAGCACCGAGGCGCGCTCGCGGGGGCGGGCATGGGCCACCGCCATCCGGACGACGTCCTCCCACTGGGTCTCGTGGGCGCGGTCGGCCAGCAGGTCGAGGTGGCCCTCCTCCACGGCGTGGCGGGCGCCCAGGTAGTCCTGGAAGGTGCGGTGCACGAAGTCCACGGCGCCCTCGGCCGGGCGGCGCAGCAGTCCGCTGCGCAGCAGCAGCGTGCGCAGGACGGCCGAGGCGGTGGCGGGGCCGGCTGGCAGGGCGAGCGAGGGCAGGCGGCGCTCCACGATGCCCTCGGCGGTCTCGGTGTCCATCTCGGTGCGGCCGCTCAGCACCAGTGCGTAGGCCAGGCGCTGGAGGAGTTCGAGGGCGGCCTCCTCGCCCAGGTCCACCTCGTCCGTGCCGGGCAGGCCGCGTTCGCGGTCCCGGCGGGTCAGCAGCATCGCGAGGGCGGCGTCGTACAGCTCCTTGCGGCCGGTGGGCAGATAGCCGCGCCGCTCGCGGTGCAGGGCGCAGATCAGGCCGCACATGAGCGGGTTGGTGGCCAGGCGCGCCAGATCGCGTTTGGTGCGCAGCGAGTCGATGAGTGCGCCCGCGTACTCCGGGGCGCACGCGGCCTGGTGCCAGCGGTGGACGAAGGTGGCGACCTCCGTGTCGCGCATCGGGGTCAGGGTGAGTTCCCGGAAGCCCTCCTGGGCCAGCCAGTCGGGGCGTACGGCGGTGGGGCGGGAGGTCAGCAGCCACTGGTTGCCGGGGTAGGCGGCGAGCAGGGCGCCCAGCCAGTCGCGGGTGCGGTGGCGGTCGGCGGCGGGGATCTCGTCCAGGCCGTCCACCAGGAGCAGGGCCCGGCCCGCGGTGAGGACGCGCTCGGCCCAGCCCTCCGGTTCGGTGAGCGGGCAGCCGGCCGCCTTCAGGAAGCCGGCCGGGGCGGGGAGGGGGCCGGTGCGGACCAGGGTGCGCAGGGGCAGCACGAAGGGGACGCGGTCGCCGTCGCGGGCCGCGGTGACGGCCAGCCACTGCACCAGGGTGGTCTTGCCGGATCCGGCGTCGCCGCGCAGCAGGACGCGGGGGTCGGCGCGCAGCGCCTCCTCGGCCGGCAGCCGGGCGGCGTCGGTGACCGCGTGGTCCTCCGGTGCCGGGTCCGGTGTGTCCTCCCGGGCGCCGGTGGCCTCCAGGCTCAGATAGGCCACTTCCAGGGGCCAGCGGTCGGGGGAGTCGCGCAGGTCGATGCCGTAGATGGTGATGTGGTTGTGCCGCTGGGCCAGGTGGGGCAGGTAGCGGCGTTCGAAGGCGGTGTCGCGGGCGTCGGGGCGCGGGGTGCGGACGATCAGCTCGTCGATCCGGGCGATCAGCTCGGACTGGGTCCGGGTCTGCTCCACCAGGGTGCGGGCGACGAAGGTGGAGCGGCGGGTGAAGAACTCCAGGATGTGCAGGCAGGCCCCTTCGGTGGCGCTGTCCAGGAAGTACGCGGCGTCGGCGGACAGCCCGTGGGCGGCGGGGGCCGCCCCGGACAGCCGCCGGGCCAGTTCGCGGTGGCCCAGGCGTACGGCCTGGACGTCGTCCATGCCGAGGTCGCCGAGGGCGAGCAGGCGCGCGGCCAGGGCGTCGGTGACGGCGTCCTGCTCGCCGGGCGGGAAGGGCGGCTCGCCCGGCGGGTCCGCGGCCCCGCCGACCAGCCGTCCGGCGAGTTCGCGCACCTCTTTCTCGCCCAGGGAGCGCTTCTCGCCGCGGAAGGAGACGAGGTCGCTCATCCGCACGGGCCGGTCCACCAGTGCGGCGCCCGGCCCATCGGCCACGAACAGCTTCTTGACCAGCGGCGCGATCAGACCGGACGCCAGTCTGCCGCCGAGTGCCATGGGCTCCATCCGCCGCACCCCCCGTGATGTCGCGAACGGCTGGAGCCTATGCCCTGGCCGGAGGGTCAGGACAACTGGCCGTCGTAGTCCGGCAGTTTGAACGTCTTCTCGGCGTGGCCGCCGGACAGGTCGGTGGCGCTGTTGCCGATGTTCGCGATGATCGTGTAGCCGTCGGCCTCGATGCCGGCGCGCTGGGCGGTCTTGTAGTCGGCGACGTTCTTGAACAGGTCGAACAGACCGCGCACGGCGAGGCCGTCGACGCGGTAGCCGTCGTGCTCCAGGTTGTAGCGGGTCGGGGCCTTGACGATGCCGGGGCGGGCGGTGACGAAGAACATCGCGACGCCGTGCTCCTGGGCGTACCGGGCGACCTCCAGCACGGGCTTGTTGGCGGGCTGGGGCCAGGTGAAGCCGAAGTCCGTCTCCAGGGTGGTGTTGTCGACGTCGAACACGACGGCCCGCTTCTCGCCGGGGGCGCCGTGCGCGATGCGCTGCTTCAGATAGGGCAGGGCCTGGTCCATCACGGCCTGGCAGTCCCGCTGCCAGGTGGCGTGGTCGACCTTCCCGGACGCGGTGGCGGTGGCGGCGGCGGTCGCGGGGGCGGACGCGGCGGGGGCGGTCGCGGTGGTGGTGGCGGCCGGGGCGGGCGCCGGGGCGTCGGCCGCGGCCTCGGCGCCCGCCGGGACGGCCAGTGCGGCGACGGCGACCGCGGCGAGGGCGGTCGTACCGGTGCGGCGCGTCCAGGTGCCTGGGGTCATGGAGGGGTCCTCTCGCGTGCTCAGCGCTGGGGATGGGCTGGGAGCATGCTCGTGCGCGCGGGTGGCGGGAGGGGAACCGAATGATTACTTGCGGGTAACTCTGCTGAGACGGGCACCACATGAGCCCGGTCACAGGAAAAGGCGCGCCAGGGGGGTCCATCGGTGACATGGGGCACAGGCGTTTGCGCCCGCACTAGGGTACTTAGTAGGGGACAGGCGCCCTTAAACCGGACATTTCGTCCACCGGGGTGGAGGGGTGTGGGGGTTTTACAGCGGTTTTGTCCCGGATGCCCGAGGTGTCAAGAGAGCTGTATCACTGCCCGCTGTTACTAGTTCGTGTCGTAGTGGGGGTGTTTGAGGGCCGGTGACCGGCGGGGTTACCAAGGTGGGGCCCCGCCCGGCGCAGCACCTGCGTCCCGGGTGGTCCACACGTCCCCCACCCTCAGAGGTTTCGATGTTCCAGCGCGCCACCGTCCGTTCTTCCCGTGCGACCAAGCTCCGTACCCGTGCCGCCGTCCTGGCCGCCGGCCTGGGAGTGACCGCCGCAGTGGGTGCGGGCGCCGCGTCGGCCGCCGAGATGGCGGCCCCGACCGCCACCGTCGCCAAGTCGGCGGCGGCCTGGGTCGACCCGGTCAAGAGCTACACCCTGAGCGCCAGCTTCAACCAGGGCGGCAGCCACTGGGCCCACAAGCACAGCGGCCAGGACTTCGCCGTGCCGATCGGCACCAACGTCGTCGCCGCGCACGGCGGCACGGTCGTCAAGGCCGGCCCCAACGGCGGCGGTGACGGTCCGGCCTACGGCAACGCCATCGTCGTCAAGCACGCCAACGGGCTGTACTCCCAGTACGCCCACCTCTCCCGCATCGACGTGAAGGTCGGCCAGGTCGTCACCACCGGGCAGCACATAGCCAAGTCCGGCAACACCGGCAACAGCACCGGCCCGCACCTGCACTTCGAGATCCGCACCACCCCGAACTACGGCTCCGCCGTCAACCCGGTCGTCTTCCTGCGCGCCCACGGCGTGAAGGTCTGAGCCACCGGCCACCGGCCGAAGGCCCGCCGGGCCCCGAGTCTGCCTGGCTGAACGTTTCACCACTGTGCCGTCCCGTCGCTTCCGCGGTGGGGCGGCGCAGTGCTGTCCGGGGGCGCGCGGTTCGCTGCGGTCCGGAGCCGTGCGGCCCGCTCAGGCGCCGTGCGTGCCCCGATGGGCCTGGGTCACCAGATCGATGGAGACCTCCAGGACGGCCTTGCGCCGCTCCTCCGGGTCGCCCTCCAGGTCCTGCATCACGAACATGCCGGCGTGCAGCGTGAAGAGTGCGCTGATGCAGCGGACCTGGTCGGTCAGGCTCGCCTCCGGGTCGGTGATGATGTCCCGCAGGGCGCGCATCCAGTCCTTGAAGCTCTCGCCGATGCGCAGCTCCCGTACCGTCGCCTGGTTCTCCTGCATGAAGCGGAACAGCGGTGACGCCCCGGCGAGCGCTTCGCTGTAGCGGCGGACGATCTCCTGTTTGGTCTCCAGTGTGTGCGGCTGCTCCCGGCCCCACACGATCAGGTCCTGGAGCGGCTGTGTCAGATCCTCGAAGAGACTGACGACGATCTCTTCCTTCGTTCTGAAGTGGTAGTAGAGAGCCGCTTTGGTGACGTCCAGGCGCTCGGCGATCTCGCGCAGGGACGTCTTCTCGTAGCCCTGCTCCGCGAAGAGTTCGAGGGCCACGTCCTGGATGCGCTGGCGGGTGTTGCCGCGGCGCTGCTGCTTCGTGCCGTCCATCGTGACGCCCATCCTCGTACTCCTCGCGCTGTCCGGGAAATTTACCTGCCGACAGGCCGGCGGGAACTTACTTGACGCCCGGCTAGTTAAGCTCTACCTTCCCGAGTGTAGTAACTTGCCGGTCGGCAAGTAAGTAGGCAGGCACCTGGGGGAGCTGGGGAACGATGGCGGACACAGCGACAGCGGACACCAAGACCGGCGCGGACGCCGGTCCACAACCGAAGAGCGTGCGGGTCGTCCTGCTCGCGCTCATGATCGCCATGATGCTCGCGATGCTCGACAACATGATCGTGGGCACCGCGATGCCGACGATAGTCGGCGAGCTGGGCGGGCTCCAGCACCTGTCCTGGGTGGTGACCGCCTATACGCTCGCCACCGCCGCGGCCACGCCGCTGTGGGGCAAGCTCGGCGACATGTACGGGCGCAAGGGCGCCTTCATGACCTCGATCGTGATCTTCCTGGCCGGCTCCGCGCTGAGCGGCATGGCGCAGGACATGGGCCAGCTGATCGGCTTCCGCGCCATCCAGGGTCTGGGCGCCGGCGGTCTGATGGTCGGCGTCATGGCCATCATCGGCGACCTGATCCCGCCCCGGGAGCGCGGCAAGTACCAGGGCATGATGGCCGGCGTCATGGCGCTGGCGATGATCGGCGGCCCGCTGGTCGGCGGCACCATCACCGACAACTGGGGCTGGCGCTGGGCCTTCTACATCAACCTGCCGCTCGGCGCGGTGGCGCTGGTCGCGGTCAGCGCCGTGCTGCACCTGCCGAAGAAGCGCTCGCAGGCGCGCGTGGACTACGTGGGCGCGGCGCTGCTCACCCTCGGCATCAGCTCCATCGTGCTGGTCACCACCTGGGGCGGCACGGAGTACGCCTGGACGTCCGCGCGGATCATGGAACTGATCGGGATCGGCGTGGTGGCGCTCGTCGGGTTCGTGTTCTGGCAGACCAGGGCCGCCGAACCGATCGTGCCGCTGCACATCTTCCGCAGCCGCAACTTCACCCTGATGTCGCTGATCGGCTTCGTCACCGGCTTCGTGATGTTCGGCGCGGTGCTCTTCCTGCCGCTGTACCAGCAGGCGGTGCAGGGCGCCTCCGCGACCAACTCGGGCCTGCTGCTGCTGCCGATGCTCGGCGCCATGCTGGTGGTGTCGATGGTCGCGGGCCGGGTCACCACCGGCAGCGGCAAGTACAAGGTCTTCCCGGTGGTCGGCAGCGTCCTCCTGGTCGTCGGTCTCTACCTGCTGTCCCTGATGGACACCGGCACCACCCGGCTCACCTCGGGCCTGTTCATGGCCGTCCTCGGCGCGGGCATGGGCTGTCTGATGCAGGTCACCATGCTGGTCGCGCAGAACAGCGTGGAGATGAAGGACATGGGCGTGGCCTCCTCGTCCACCACCCTCTTCCGTACGCTCGGCTCGTCCTTCGGCGTGGCGATCATGGGCGCGCTGTTCAACAACCGGGTCCAGCACGAGATGACGGAGCGGGCCGGCGCCGCGGGCTCGAAGATGACCGAGAAGTCCGCCCAGCTCGACGCGGCGAGCCTGGCCAAGCTCCCGGCCGCCGCCCGCGAGGCCTACCAGCACGCGGTGTCCTCCGGTACGCACTCGGCGTTCCTGCTCGGCTCCGTGGTCGGTGTCGTCGCGCTGATCGCGGCGGTGTTCGTCAAGGAGGTGCCGCTCAAGGGCGCGGGACCGGCCCCGGCCGAGACGGCGGTCGAGGCGCAGATGTAGCGGGTGCGGGCGGCGGCACGGACACGCCGCCGCCCGCACCGCACGAAGGCCCCCCGGCCGTCGCCGGGGGGCCTTCGCCGCGTGGGGACCGGTGGGTCACTCCGGCAGGGTCGGGTAGCTGCCCGTGTTGGTCGGCGCGTGTTCCGGGAGCCACAGGACGGCGACCGCGCCCTCGGCCGGTACGTGCTCGGGGGCGCCCGCGGGCCGTACGTTGCGGAAGGTGAGCCGGGCGCCCAGCACTCGGGCCTGCCCGGCGGCGATGGTGAGACCGAGGCCGTGGCCGCGCCCGGCGCGGTCCGCGCTGCCGGTGCGGAACCGGCTCGGGCCCTCGGCGAGCAGCGCCTCGGGGAAGCCGGGACCGTGGTCGCGGACCCGGATGACCCGGCCCTCGACGGTCACCTGGATCGGCGGCCTGCCGTGCCGGGAGGCGTTGGTGATCAGGTTGAACAGCACCCGCTCCAGGCGCCGCGGATCGGTGGTGACCATCGACTCGTGCACCACCCGCACCTCGACGTCCGGGTCCTTGGCCGCCACCCGGCGGGCGATGAACTCGCCGAGCATGATGTCCTGGAGCTCGGCCCGCTCCGAGGCGCCGTCCAGCCGGGCCACCTCCAGGACGTCCTCGACCAGCGTGCGCATGGCCTTCGCCCGGTCCAGGACCAGTTCGGTGGGGCGTCCGGGCGGCAGCAGCTCGGCCGCCGTCAGCAGCCCGGTCACCGGGGTGCGCAGCTCGTGCGCGATGTCCGCGGTGACCCGCCGCTCCGCCTCC
The sequence above is drawn from the Streptomyces sp. SAT1 genome and encodes:
- a CDS encoding ATP-dependent Clp protease ATP-binding subunit, which encodes MFERFTDRARRVVVLAQEEARMLNHNYIGTEHILLGLIHEGEGVAAKALESLGISLEAVRQQVEEIIGQGQQAPSGHIPFTPRAKKVLELSLREALQLGHNYIGTEHILLGLIREGEGVAAQVLVKLGADLNRVRQQVIQLLSGYQGKETATAGGPAEGTPSTSLVLDQFGRNLTQAARESKLDPVIGREKEIERVMQVLSRRTKNNPVLIGEPGVGKTAVVEGLAQAIVKGEVPETLKDKHLYTLDLGALVAGSRYRGDFEERLKKVLKEIRTRGDIILFIDELHTLVGAGAAEGAIDAASILKPMLARGELQTIGATTLDEYRKHLEKDAALERRFQPIQVAEPSLPHTIEILKGLRDRYEAHHRVSITDEALVQAATLADRYISDRFLPDKAIDLIDEAGSRMRIRRMTAPPDLREFDEKIAGVRRDKESAIDSQDFEKAASLRDKEKQLLAAKAKREKEWKAGDMDVVAEVDGELIAEVLATATGIPVFKLTEEESSRLLRMEDELHKRVIGQVDAVKALSKAIRRTRAGLKDPKRPGGSFIFAGPSGVGKTELSKALAEFLFGDEDALISLDMSEFSEKHTVSRLFGSPPGYVGYEEGGQLTEKVRRKPFSVVLFDEVEKAHPDIFNSLLQILEDGRLTDSQGRVVDFKNTVIIMTTNLGTRDISKGFNLGFAATGDTKTNYERMKNKVSDELKQHFRPEFLNRVDDVVVFPQLTQDDILRIVDLMIGKVDERLKDRDMGIELSQSAKELLSKKGYDPVLGARPLRRTIQREVEDTLSEKILFGELRPGHIVVVDTEGEGDEKTFTFRGEEKSALPDAPPIEQAAGGAGPNLSKDA
- a CDS encoding NACHT domain-containing protein, with translation MEPMALGGRLASGLIAPLVKKLFVADGPGAALVDRPVRMSDLVSFRGEKRSLGEKEVRELAGRLVGGAADPPGEPPFPPGEQDAVTDALAARLLALGDLGMDDVQAVRLGHRELARRLSGAAPAAHGLSADAAYFLDSATEGACLHILEFFTRRSTFVARTLVEQTRTQSELIARIDELIVRTPRPDARDTAFERRYLPHLAQRHNHITIYGIDLRDSPDRWPLEVAYLSLEATGAREDTPDPAPEDHAVTDAARLPAEEALRADPRVLLRGDAGSGKTTLVQWLAVTAARDGDRVPFVLPLRTLVRTGPLPAPAGFLKAAGCPLTEPEGWAERVLTAGRALLLVDGLDEIPAADRHRTRDWLGALLAAYPGNQWLLTSRPTAVRPDWLAQEGFRELTLTPMRDTEVATFVHRWHQAACAPEYAGALIDSLRTKRDLARLATNPLMCGLICALHRERRGYLPTGRKELYDAALAMLLTRRDRERGLPGTDEVDLGEEAALELLQRLAYALVLSGRTEMDTETAEGIVERRLPSLALPAGPATASAVLRTLLLRSGLLRRPAEGAVDFVHRTFQDYLGARHAVEEGHLDLLADRAHETQWEDVVRMAVAHARPRERASVLRRLLARDTPRLALLALACLEHTPALEPAVRAEVEARTAALIPPRTPEDAKALAEAGPLVLELLPGPEGLTDAEALGVTVTASVLGADEPAGALGVLRRFRSHPDLGVRRQLVGTWRRFGTEEYAAEVLDHLDRDDLLITCETDAQRAALARMRPWRRVTFRGAHPAAEMASAVPGRDGVRLLDLCDNPLVGDLGALLPFSGLDGLWLRGCGWAHGLDRLAPLPLTDLAFGEIAELSGLAALRSLRRLSLDQLLPDGDLTGVLPTGAPLEHLHLGTIALMRAHALRGLRAWPTLTSLSLGDPHEFTGADWREVAALPALTSLVLRRLTLEHGLRTMPELPSVRDLRLTSRHDAHLLRVLAERLPHVRRVVFRSRWDYADQRELHTQLFPAAEITYLRS
- a CDS encoding HAD family acid phosphatase: MTPGTWTRRTGTTALAAVAVAALAVPAGAEAAADAPAPAPAATTTATAPAASAPATAAATATASGKVDHATWQRDCQAVMDQALPYLKQRIAHGAPGEKRAVVFDVDNTTLETDFGFTWPQPANKPVLEVARYAQEHGVAMFFVTARPGIVKAPTRYNLEHDGYRVDGLAVRGLFDLFKNVADYKTAQRAGIEADGYTIIANIGNSATDLSGGHAEKTFKLPDYDGQLS
- a CDS encoding M23 family metallopeptidase, giving the protein MFQRATVRSSRATKLRTRAAVLAAGLGVTAAVGAGAASAAEMAAPTATVAKSAAAWVDPVKSYTLSASFNQGGSHWAHKHSGQDFAVPIGTNVVAAHGGTVVKAGPNGGGDGPAYGNAIVVKHANGLYSQYAHLSRIDVKVGQVVTTGQHIAKSGNTGNSTGPHLHFEIRTTPNYGSAVNPVVFLRAHGVKV
- a CDS encoding TetR/AcrR family transcriptional regulator; the protein is MGVTMDGTKQQRRGNTRQRIQDVALELFAEQGYEKTSLREIAERLDVTKAALYYHFRTKEEIVVSLFEDLTQPLQDLIVWGREQPHTLETKQEIVRRYSEALAGASPLFRFMQENQATVRELRIGESFKDWMRALRDIITDPEASLTDQVRCISALFTLHAGMFVMQDLEGDPEERRKAVLEVSIDLVTQAHRGTHGA
- a CDS encoding MDR family MFS transporter; this encodes MADTATADTKTGADAGPQPKSVRVVLLALMIAMMLAMLDNMIVGTAMPTIVGELGGLQHLSWVVTAYTLATAAATPLWGKLGDMYGRKGAFMTSIVIFLAGSALSGMAQDMGQLIGFRAIQGLGAGGLMVGVMAIIGDLIPPRERGKYQGMMAGVMALAMIGGPLVGGTITDNWGWRWAFYINLPLGAVALVAVSAVLHLPKKRSQARVDYVGAALLTLGISSIVLVTTWGGTEYAWTSARIMELIGIGVVALVGFVFWQTRAAEPIVPLHIFRSRNFTLMSLIGFVTGFVMFGAVLFLPLYQQAVQGASATNSGLLLLPMLGAMLVVSMVAGRVTTGSGKYKVFPVVGSVLLVVGLYLLSLMDTGTTRLTSGLFMAVLGAGMGCLMQVTMLVAQNSVEMKDMGVASSSTTLFRTLGSSFGVAIMGALFNNRVQHEMTERAGAAGSKMTEKSAQLDAASLAKLPAAAREAYQHAVSSGTHSAFLLGSVVGVVALIAAVFVKEVPLKGAGPAPAETAVEAQM